A portion of the Halococcus hamelinensis 100A6 genome contains these proteins:
- a CDS encoding PQQ-dependent sugar dehydrogenase, translating to MDTSTTRPDGGVSRRRFLRTTAVAGGVVGLGGTAGVRAQTQQPETIELGGDTAGWVGRSPDSIEGDTNPTIELDAGTKYRITWENVDGKPHNIVISNRSGGTMKRTEVITERGATQSVTFTATPKTGSYVCEVHPTSMRGEFDLGEDAATSSEGSVSNEELYFPKGPSVRLETVVTEGPDSPLDFVVPPNSSDTYYIVDRSGGVYRYTERQGLQSEPFIDVSDRLAEIIGEMGLVGMAFHPDYQQNRKFYLRYSAPSREGTPEDYNHTEVLAEFTANDDGTSADPDSERTVMEIPHPQEIHNSGSMAFGPDDGYLYLGMGDGGGGSDNNLGHVEDWYEPLEGGNGQDVTENLLGSILRIDVDSRDGEKAYGIPEDNPLVGRDGLGEHYAWGLRNPWRIGFSNGDLYAGDVGQNSYEEINLIEKGNNYGWNIREGRHCFDPRAQEPSEVSTDGTCPTKTPDNVRGGEPLVDPIIEYPHAYRGRGVGASVIGGYVYTNDRVPALTDTYVFGDFRKNIDIEEPSGSLFAATKGRNGEWSTEEVTVANGDEGRIGNFVLAIGRDNDGELYALTTTDHDPGEGTGTVSRIVRDPSNAGTTGNATAGNETAGNATAGNATAGNATVGTDAAANGTANATADANATAGTAANDSTGAGSATGSAASGSNGSDGSNGSSDGASTTQGSGPGFGALAAVSGLVLGAARFLRRNDED from the coding sequence ATGGACACCAGCACCACACGACCCGACGGCGGCGTATCGCGCCGGCGATTCCTCCGGACGACCGCGGTTGCGGGCGGGGTCGTGGGGCTCGGCGGCACCGCGGGGGTGCGCGCCCAGACCCAGCAGCCGGAGACGATCGAACTCGGCGGCGACACCGCCGGCTGGGTCGGTCGGTCACCCGATTCGATCGAGGGCGACACCAACCCCACGATCGAGCTCGACGCCGGTACCAAGTACCGGATCACCTGGGAGAACGTCGACGGCAAGCCCCACAACATCGTGATCTCGAACCGCTCGGGCGGGACGATGAAACGAACCGAGGTCATCACGGAACGGGGCGCGACCCAGTCGGTGACGTTCACCGCGACCCCGAAGACCGGGAGCTACGTCTGTGAGGTCCACCCGACCTCGATGCGTGGCGAGTTCGACCTCGGCGAGGACGCCGCCACCAGTTCGGAAGGATCGGTGAGCAACGAGGAGCTCTACTTCCCGAAGGGTCCGTCGGTGCGGCTCGAAACCGTCGTCACCGAGGGTCCCGACTCGCCGCTGGATTTCGTCGTACCGCCGAACTCGAGCGATACCTACTACATCGTCGACCGGTCGGGTGGGGTCTACCGCTACACCGAACGGCAGGGATTGCAGTCCGAACCGTTCATCGACGTCAGCGACAGGCTCGCGGAGATCATCGGCGAGATGGGGCTCGTCGGGATGGCGTTCCACCCGGACTACCAACAGAACAGAAAGTTCTACCTGCGCTACAGCGCCCCGAGCCGGGAGGGGACGCCCGAGGACTACAACCACACCGAGGTGCTCGCCGAGTTCACGGCGAACGACGACGGTACCAGCGCCGACCCCGACTCCGAGCGCACGGTCATGGAGATCCCCCATCCCCAGGAGATACACAACTCCGGGTCGATGGCGTTCGGGCCCGACGACGGCTATCTCTACCTCGGGATGGGCGACGGCGGCGGCGGGAGCGACAACAACCTCGGCCACGTCGAGGACTGGTACGAGCCCCTCGAAGGCGGCAACGGGCAGGACGTCACCGAGAACCTCCTCGGGAGCATCCTCCGGATCGACGTCGACAGCCGGGACGGCGAGAAGGCCTACGGCATCCCCGAGGACAACCCGCTCGTCGGGCGGGACGGGCTCGGCGAGCACTACGCCTGGGGCCTGCGCAACCCCTGGCGGATCGGATTCTCGAACGGCGACCTCTACGCCGGCGACGTGGGGCAGAACTCCTACGAGGAGATCAACCTGATCGAGAAGGGCAACAACTACGGCTGGAACATCCGCGAGGGGCGTCACTGCTTCGACCCGCGGGCGCAGGAACCCTCGGAGGTGAGCACCGACGGCACCTGCCCGACGAAGACCCCCGACAACGTCCGTGGCGGCGAGCCGCTCGTCGACCCGATCATCGAGTACCCCCACGCCTACAGGGGTCGGGGCGTCGGCGCGTCGGTCATCGGCGGCTACGTCTACACCAACGACCGCGTGCCGGCACTCACGGACACCTACGTCTTCGGTGACTTCCGGAAGAACATCGACATCGAGGAGCCGAGCGGCTCGCTGTTCGCCGCGACGAAGGGGCGAAACGGGGAGTGGTCGACCGAGGAGGTCACGGTCGCGAACGGCGACGAGGGCCGGATCGGGAACTTCGTGCTCGCCATCGGCCGGGACAACGACGGCGAACTCTACGCGCTGACCACGACCGACCACGACCCCGGCGAGGGGACGGGAACCGTCTCCCGGATCGTCCGTGACCCGTCGAACGCCGGGACGACCGGCAACGCGACCGCGGGGAACGAAACGGCCGGGAATGCAACTGCAGGGAACGCGACCGCTGGTAACGCCACCGTCGGAACCGACGCCGCGGCGAACGGAACCGCGAACGCGACGGCCGACGCCAACGCGACCGCCGGCACGGCGGCGAACGACTCGACGGGTGCCGGGTCGGCTACCGGTTCCGCGGCGAGCGGTTCCAACGGTTCGGACGGCTCGAACGGTTCGTCCGATGGAGCGAGCACCACACAGGGTTCGGGCCCCGGCTTCGGCGCGCTCGCGGCGGTCTCGGGGCTCGTCCTCGGAGCCGCACGCTTCCTGCGGCGGAACGACGAGGACTAG
- a CDS encoding ketopantoate reductase family protein, whose protein sequence is MDVVVFGAGSLGSLVGGLCAREHDVTLVGRDPHISAVRESGLRVTGAVEFTVEPDARTTVPDRADLALVTVKSFDTPTAARALTDCAPAVVCSLQNGLGNEERLARSHDTVLAGTCTYGARLDGPGRVACTGIGEVVVGDPDGGPSAAAERVGGALRAANIDVQVSPRMARRRWEKLAVNAGINPVTALAGVANGALADGPLHGVATAAARETARVARENDIDLDERDAVATLESVVETTAENHSSMLQDVRADNRTEVDAINGAVVARTDEPAPVNRTLARLVRGLTA, encoded by the coding sequence ATGGACGTGGTCGTCTTCGGCGCGGGGAGCCTCGGCAGCCTCGTCGGCGGGTTGTGCGCGCGCGAACACGACGTGACCCTCGTCGGACGGGACCCGCATATCTCGGCGGTCCGCGAATCGGGATTGCGCGTCACCGGCGCGGTCGAGTTCACCGTCGAACCCGACGCCCGGACGACGGTTCCCGACCGCGCCGACCTCGCGCTGGTGACCGTCAAATCGTTCGACACCCCGACCGCCGCCCGCGCGCTCACCGACTGTGCGCCCGCGGTGGTCTGTTCGCTCCAGAACGGCCTCGGGAACGAGGAGCGCCTCGCGCGCTCCCACGACACCGTCCTCGCGGGGACCTGCACCTACGGCGCACGGCTCGACGGACCCGGTCGGGTCGCGTGTACCGGAATCGGCGAGGTCGTCGTCGGCGACCCCGACGGCGGCCCCTCGGCCGCCGCCGAGCGCGTCGGAGGCGCGCTCCGTGCGGCGAATATCGACGTACAAGTCTCGCCCCGAATGGCCCGCCGTCGGTGGGAGAAACTCGCGGTCAACGCCGGGATCAACCCCGTCACCGCGCTCGCCGGGGTGGCGAACGGCGCGCTCGCCGACGGCCCGCTGCACGGGGTCGCGACCGCTGCTGCACGCGAAACCGCACGGGTCGCCCGCGAGAACGATATCGACCTCGACGAGCGTGACGCGGTCGCGACGCTCGAGTCGGTGGTGGAGACGACCGCCGAGAACCACTCCTCGATGCTGCAGGACGTCCGAGCGGACAACCGAACCGAGGTCGACGCGATCAACGGCGCGGTCGTGGCGCGCACGGACGAACCAGCGCCGGTGAACCGAACGCTCGCCCGGCTGGTTCGCGGGCTGACGGCCTAG